Genomic window (Capricornis sumatraensis isolate serow.1 chromosome 1, serow.2, whole genome shotgun sequence):
GGCACCGTATGGCTGTCTGCAGAGTCTGTGCGggcggtggggctgggggtggtgagGCAGCGTCTGCGGCCAGCGGTCCCCCCTCCAGGACCCTTGCCCAAGCGTCCGTGCCGCCAGGCTGGCTCTCAGGAGGCGAAGTAGGAACTCTGCATGGAGTAGAGTCTGTCGATGGGGTTCCCCACGCGGGCCTGCAGGGAGCCCACGTCCGAGGAGCCGAGGAAGCAGTCGCTGAGGCTGGTTAAGGAGGTATCGCTGTCGATGTCGTGGAAGATGGAGTCGTTGCCTGGAGATGGGGGGGCGGCAGGCAGAGGGGGTGGGCGTCAGCACTGGGGGTCCAGGTGGGGGGCTTCTGGGGGCCACTGGCCCTACAGGCCGTGTGGCTGGAGGTGAGGGAGGGACAGGATGACTGCCGGCTGGCGGGGGTTTGGGGGGCTGCAGGTGGGGGTCTCCAGGGTGCCCCCTTCCCGACAGGAGGAGGCAGGTGGGCTGTGTTGGGCCTGCCAGGACAGGCTGGGGGGGTAGGGGCGGTGCTGGGCCATGAGGGGTGGGGCAGCTTACCATAGGGGTTCATGTGGTCACCTGGCATTTGGGGCGGCGTGAGGCCCTGCTGGAAGGGGTCGCTGCTGCCATAGGGGCTCTGCTCCATGGCCACGATCTGCTGCTGCGGCGGGGCCAGCGGTGTGTAGGAGGCCATCATGCCCTCCATGCGGCTGGACAGGACCTCTGGGGAGAGACCACGCCCTCACTAACCACCCGGGGCTGTCCTGGCCTAGGGGCACCTCACAGATGTACCCCAGGAGTCCCCCATGGCTTCCCATCCCACACGACCCCAACCCCGCTACCCAGTCCAGGCTGCCGCTGCCGTCCCTTTGACCTCCTCCTTCCCAGGCCCTCCCCGTGCTGAGGTTCCCCGTGACCTTCCAGGGTGACTGAGCCTCCATATCTGACCCGCCCCCACCAACCTgcccaagacacacacacactccagcgCCTCTAGAGGAACTAGTTTATCCAAAGTCAGAGGCTTCCGGTAACAGCCAGTAAAGACTCAGGACGCGTGGGTGCACTGAGTGCCCTGCACCTGCAGCACCAAGGGGGAGCCTGCACTTGGGCCAACAAGGCTCAGggaaggagggcttcctggaggaaggggccTTCCACCTCCATGTAGCTTCAAGAACCAGCAGAGGGTTCGACCAGCCTAGCCAGGGGCAGGATGCCAGGCTGAAGGGCAGCAAAGGCAGAGAAGGGAGAAACTGCCCGGTGGGAGCAGGGAGCCCAGTCCACAGGGCTGGgcatgagggcaggagaaggtcaTGCCTGGGGAGAGAGACGGTTCCCTGGCGACCAGAGCTGAGTGGGGGTCGGAGTGTCCCCCGAGGCCGCAGGAAGCCAGTGGAGGATCTTGGCTGTGGAGGGAGCGTGGAGAAAAGCTGGGAGGGTGGAGGACAGAGGCAGGGCCCATCAAGAGGAGACAGGTGGGGCGAGGGGCTTGGGTACCTATTAAGGTAGATGCAGGAAAGTCTGAGAGGGGCACGAGGGACCTGGGAGAAGAAATCACCGACTGATGGGTGACTGAGCAGATGCCATTCTCGTGGGACAGGACAGGTCAGAGGTGATGCCCGGGTTTCTGGTGTGGGTACCGGGTGggtgcggggcgggggtggggagcagcagtGGGTGTTGTGTGCGCATGGCCCGGGAACGAGGGCATGAAGTGCAGTGTGGGCTGTGATGAGCTCGAGGGGACCTGGAATGTTCTTGGGGAGACTGCGTCCAGGGGGCAGCTGGGAACACCGGAGAGCGAGACAGAGTGTAGGGGCAGGCTGAGATGCCCGCGGCCATGGCGGCAGCCCCCAAAGGCTGGGCTGTCTCAGGAGAGGGGGCAGGGACAGGACAGGGAGAGCTGGGCTCTGAGGCCATGCATGGCCCTGAAGCCCCAGGTCCAGCCTGGGACATTGGCCTCAGAGTCCTGAACTGCCCATCAGCGCCTTGGCATCTGCCTCAGGGGACTCATCTCCAGTGGGAGCGGACAGCGGtggcccccaccccagtccaGCAGTCTTGGGGAACACCTGGGACCCCCTCCAAGGCCTAGAAGGCTCCAATGGGGTCCCACTGGGGTCCGGGAGGCCAGCTCCAGtccaagatgtggaaacagcaTTTGGGCCAAGCTCAGTCCACCCTGGACTCCTCAACGCCCTGCAGACTTTCTCTGGAGATTTCTCTGGAGACTTCTGCTGAATTCTAAGTGGGCAGGAGAGTGTGTGGTTGTGTTAAAAGCACAGGTTTAGGAGCCCgacaggaacttccctggggtccagtggtaaagaacccgcctgccaatgcaggagacaataagagactcaggttcaatccctggattgggaagatcccctggaggagggcatggcaacccactccagtattcttgcctggagaatcccatggacagagaggagtctggagggctacagtccatgcactTGCcaagtcagtcacgactgagcaactgagcacgtacGCAGGAGCCCTACGCTCAGGGCCAAAGCCTAGCTTTGCCCCTTACTAGCTGAGTGATCCCCACGAGTCCCTGtctcctgagcctcagtctcctcatctgtgagatgggCGAAAACAATGCCCCTCCTCTCGGGGATCTGTGAGTTAAGTGAGACGGAAGCTGCTGAATGGTGAGGACCGAGCCTGGCGCACAGAGAGGGTGAGTGTGGAAATTCTGTCCTCGCCCCGGGCCGCCTCCTCCGCCATTTCTCCTCCTCCCGTGTCCCGTGGTCCCCACTGCCTGTCTGCTGATCTCAGCAGCTTCCCAGGCACCGGCTCCCTGAGATCTGACCCCTGGGGTGGGAGAAATTTCCTGGGAGTCTTGTGACAGCATGAGCCCGCTGGGCCCTTGGCTCACCTTGGCCCAGCCGCTGGGAgttctgctgctcctgctgctgctgatgccgCCGTGCCAACTTCTTCATCTGCAAGAGACACGGTGCATGCCAGCCTCGCCTCGGCCCCCCCGTGCACTCCCGCTCCACCCTCATCAGGCCCCGGCCCCCTGCCGGCCCGCCCTCCCCCTCGCCCAGCAGGGTGGCCGGTGGCCGGTCCTCACCTTTGCTCTTTGGTTCTGGAACCAGACCTGGACCACGCGCACGCTGAGGCCCGTCTCCGCCGCCAGCGTCTCCCGGACCTGCCCAGAGAAGGGGGGATGGGTcaggcctgggggtgggcaggCACCGGGAGGTGGCAGGTCcggggggctgggcggggaggTGCAGGGACGCCCAGGTCCCTGCAGGAGTCTGGAAAGGCAGCGGGTGTGGGGGTGtcagcccccgccccaccccggccGCCCCTCACCTTCCGGCAGGGCTTGGAGGAGACCTCGAAGGAGGCCTTGAAAGCTCTTCGCTGCTGTGTTGTGAGGATGGTCCGGGGCCGCTTGGGCCTCCGCGGGTCCTTCCCGTCGTCCCCACTGCCCTTGCTCTGGCTGCCCTGTCCCTTGGCCGGCTTCATGTCCCCATCCTCATCCTCGCTCTTCACTGTGGGGGACACGATGCAGCGGGTCAGCCGTATCCTCAGGAGCCCGCTGCGTGCTGGGGTCCTGTCCCCTCCTGCCAGCACCTGGCCCGACTCCCCCGGGGCCTTCAGGGTAAAGGCCGCCCCCTGCCCTCGGCCCACAGGCCCCGCTTCATCTCATCTCTCATCTCCTGTCCACCCACTGCCCCACCCAGCCCGGTGTGTTCCCTTCCTCAGCAAACGGTCCTTGCATCCTTATCTCAGCCCTCTGGGGAGACCGGGACCAAAGCCACCAGACCTGCCCTGCTGaccagaaaggcaaaggagggcACCCTGGTGAGcaggcacagacacacactgcATACTCAGATGTACACGCGTTCAGAAGGGCAGAGAGACAGGCCCACATGGGGACAGGTTTGGGCACTGCAGAAATACGCAGGTGCACACATATGGCGTGCACACGTGTGGCTGACACACGGAAGGGAGCACAGCTACGCTGATGCTCACAGGCGGCCGATCTGCCATCAGGCCCATGGCCCTCCTGATGAGAGGAGCTGGCAGCTGTGCTCAGTCTGGCCCTGGGCTTCCCCTGACCCAAGCTGCCTGGGCCCCGTCTCGGCCTGTGGCCTCTGGGCCCTGGGGGACCCCAGCCCAGCATGCTGGCCTTCAGGAAAACCAGTTCCCATGGCACTAACCCAGCACCGGCCAGGCCTCAGGGCCCAGAGAGGAGGCTCTAAGGAGCTTGCAGGGACTAAGGACTGACAAGCAGAGACACACACTCTGGACGTTCTCACTCGGGTATGTTCGTGACTGTGACGTGCGCATgcactcacatacacatacacacaggtgcATGCTCTGAAGCAGGGACATACAGGCATGCACACgtctggacacacacacacacctgcatgcAGAAGCATGCATCTTCACCCAGCGACCCCACACCCACGTGCATGCCCAAGTTATGGGTCTCAGAGATGCCGGCCCCAGACAGACAGCagagcctcccccagcccccatgcctcctgctgcccccagcccATCTTCCTCCAAGCATGAGTCCCTGCGGAGGGGGGCCTCCCTCCGAGAACCCCTTCCTAGGCCTGGCAGGAATGTGCCAATGGCACCTGGCTGGCCCCCGCTCTCCCTCAGGAACCCACACAGCCTGGCCACCACGGTGCCCTGCCCAGGGGTGGGCAGAAGGACAGAGGCATGGGCAGCTCATGCCCCCCCTCCAAGGGCTCTGACAGGGACACGGCTCCTTTGAGTGGGCAGGTCCTCTGACCATGGGCTCCAGGTTCCCCACAAGGGCGTGGCAGACCAGGGCACCTCCTCCTCACGGCCCCTGCTCCAATCTGTCTTTGCCACCCCCAGGAATGACCAGGTGCCCTCCTGCTTCCTGACTTTTTCCTCCTTAATAACTTGTCCCTGGTtggccctgcccctcctgccaGGAGAGCTCCAAACTGGCAGTCTTTGAGGGGCTGGAGCAGGGTGGAGAGGAGCCTTCACCCCAGGAAATGGAGGCTTTCCCTCCACTACTGAGGACCCCAGTCCCCTCACTGCTGAAGACCTGGGGGGCGTGATGGAGACAGGATGCATCGGATCAGATGCCTGCAGACTCGGTGCTGGGAGAGGCCCCTGTGAGGTGGGGCTGTGGTGGGTCACAGCAAGGGAAAGGGGGCGCTGCTGGGCCAGAGAGCAGGGGGCATGCGTTCGTGTGTGCGCAAACTACAGTACATATGAGCACATGGATAAATGTGTAGCCAGATGCTTACTGCACGAACGTGCTAgggcatgtgcacatgtgtgtgtttacatgGGTGTGGGCTTTGGCATGCTTGGGCATGTAAGCACATGTCTACACGCAGACATGTGTCCGTGTTTTTACATTCCTGGGTGGATGTATCCACACACACATcttatgtgcttgtgtgtgtgcatgtatgatcACATGCACCCATACTTGTGTGTGATCGTGTCCAGGTGTGTCTGTAGGCCTGTGGGGCCATGCACACGTGTCTGTGTGCACCCCACATGTGAACACCTCCGTGCATGTGTGCACTGGCTGTGGGCGTGGGTGCAGTGTCTGTGTGGGGTACGGGTCCCAGGGTCAGGAGCGGGTTTCTCCTGCAGGGCGACCCTCCGCGGCATGCATGCCAAGCCCCCCACCCGCCCTCCACCCCGGCTCTAGCCCCAGCTCACCGGAGTCAGACTCATCGGGGCTCACGGAGCTGAGCAGATCCTTCTCCTTCTCGTAGTCACCCTTGCACAGCAGCTGGCCCTCCTTGAGCACAAACTCGTCACCTTTGCGTAGCTGCCGCTCACACacgcagcagcagaagcagcccaGGTGGTACACGCACTCCAGCGCCCGCATCACGAACTCGGTGGGGGCGATCTTCTCCATGCAGCCACTGCACTTGGCTGCGAAGAGCCTGTGGGTGCACAGAAGGGGGCACATTGGCTGGGCTCGGGGGTCCCTCCCAGAGGCACTGCCCAGAGAGCACCTCTTTCTCCTGCCACCCGGAACCCCCAACCCAAGTGGGAGAGGCCTTCCCTGGGCACAGAGCCAGACAGTGGGAGCCCTACCCTTTGGCTGGCAGGGCCCCTGATGACCCTAAGATGGGCACTGGGCATCCTGCCCAGAGATGTCAGCTCAAGAGTCTGCCTGCTCGGAGGCACAGAGGCCACTAGAGGGCAGAGTGCAGGGCCAGCCTCCACCTTTCCTGAGAGCCCGGTGGGCCCTGCCCTGAGCGAAAGGACTGGCAGCCTACAGGTCCCGCCTGCCCTCCAGCATCCATGCTCGTCCTCCCTGGCCCTGCCTCTCCCCCACATCCAAGTGATCCCCAGCCTTGCCCAACCCATTACTCAGCCTggctccctcccctcctgcctgaGGGGCTTGCCCCAGTGTCCTCGCTGGTTCACCACCTCTCCAACCCTTTGACTCACCCAGGATGAGAAACAGAGAGGTCTGTCCAAAGCACACATGTGATCACGCTGTCTCCCTGCCCCAGACTCATCCACGGCTCCCTCGTGCCCTCAGGAGTACCTCCAAGTTTCTGAGTTTGGCCTTCAGGCCTTTCACAGTCCCGCCTCCCCTCTTACCCCTCTACTTCCAGAGGCTGCTGCCCCACAGAACAGCCTGAAGCCCTCCAGGGCATCATCACCGTGGCCCTCTGGCATGCTCTTCCTCTGGCCCTTGCCTCAGCCACACCTGTTTATTTCTCATTTCAGCCTAGAAATCTCCCCCGTGAACACATAGTCACAGAACACGTGTGCAGTATCAGCCGCTCTTCTAAGCGTTCTGTGTACAAAAGTGCATTTCATCCTTGCAACAACCCTATGAAGCAGGAAATATTAATCCtattttagagataagaaaactgaggtgctGGGAGGCAGGCATGTGCTCAGGGTCACGTGGCTAGTAGACGTCCGGGGCCTGATCCTGCCCCTCCGTGACAAAGAGGATCCATCTTTCATCTCGGGAGacaaagctgggggtgggggtgggtgggtctTCACGACTCTGGCGAGTGAGCACAAGGGTCTGAACAGGGCCCCGCCCCGGCCTGCACCTACTGACCGCTCCTTCTGGCTCCCCATCCCTGTCACGTGCCCTGCTCTGTGGGAACTCAGCCTCAACAACACTTTGATGGAAAAATTTATGAAGAATCAAATTATTGCTGCTGGGAGGGAATTAAaaccatttttcattccctgcGTCCCCGGGCCACGTCTGCGGGCGCCACCTTGGGAGCACTGCGCGCATCCCATCCCTCTTTATGGCCCGCCATCACAGGCGCAGATTACCACTGCAATTCTCAGCTAATCTGTTCTGGAACAGAAACGGCCATAAACGCGAGGCTCTCGGCCTGCCTCCCTTCCCGGGGCTGCCATCCACACCACCCACGGTGAGCGGGTGGGGCACAGTGGGCAGGGCCAATCCCAGCCCTGCCTACTGCCCTGGCACCAGCTGAGGCACTCAAACTGGGGACACCCCAGCAACCCCTGCCAGCCACCTCTAGTCTACCCAGCAGGCTCCTGCTCATCCTGCAATGCCCAGCTCCAACgccacctcctctgggaagccttcttTGATGCCCCAGTCTGGGGGAGGTGGCCTCCTCTATGCTCACCTCAGGCCTTAGTTTCCTCTACTGTGAAACAGGGATGTCAACAGGACTTTCCTCAAAGGCTGCTGTTGTCAGGACTCAATAGGACTGATCATTTAAGTCAATGAATGAGTCCCACATCAGAGTGATGGGACGTGGCCCTGTCAGCTCCCAGTTCCACGGAGGCCCACCTGATCCACCAGGAGGCCTCAGTGCCTGCAAAGCCTGTAAGTGAAGGCTTGGCTCAGGCAGGCAGGACCTCAACTGGCCCACACAGCACATGGTTTCACCAGGGGAGTATGAGCCTAAGTCAGCTCCAATTGGGCCCTCTGGCTGGAGACCTTTGTTCAGGGTGCAACCCACCCAACTGTCCATGGCGCCCTAAGCAGAGGCCTCTAGGAACCGGGCTGGCCCTCCAGTTCTGCCAAGGGGCTAGGGAAGAAGCCAGGTTCGCAGAACCTGCTGCTCTGACATGGGGGACACTTCCGCCTTGCCCCTCTCACTGCCTGTCTGTCCTCCTCCTCACGCTCTACCTCCTGACCTAGGGGCCCCATGAAGGGCTGCAGCCTGGTCCCTGCGGCCCATGGGCAGATAAGTGCCGGGGCATCTCTGGGTCCACCTGGCAGGGCTGGGACCCCAGGCCAGGTTGGCACACCTTGGGTGGTTCCCAGAGAAGAAGCCCTCTGAGTCTAGAGGAGGGGGTGGCAGCAGCGGCGGGGGGTGACCTGCATTTGCAGGCGCTGCCACCATGCAGGCTTCACTCGGAACAGCCGCGCTAATGCCTTGGCAGCAGGGGGTCGATTGCTACTTTCTCCAAACTCATCAACACAATCTATTATTAATACTTCTCCAAAGGCTCGGTGCCGCCATTACGGAGGCAGCGCCAGCCACTCGGGGCATCATCTGTTATCTAGATTGCAAAAACTCGGGAAATAAAACAAACCGTGAACACTTTATAAACGGAATGGGCCATCCGTTTGGTCTCCAAGCATCTTTCCACCCAATAAAACATCGGGGGGGATGCATGAAATACTTGCTCCCAATTATGGGGCTGCCTTTGTCTACCACGCCAGGGTGAGAGCTACAAacagtgtgtgtgggaggggctcGGGCGCCAGCGAGAGCCCCTCCTTTCTGTGAGCCCCTATTCCCTCCCTAAATCCCTCTCACCACACAAGATCGGTGGAACCAGCCATTGAGAAGCAGCCCCAAGCAGAGGCGGGTGGCAATGGAATCAGATGGACTCAGGTTCAATGCTTGTTTCTGCCGCTTGCTGGCTTGTAAGTAATTTTTTCCCTCTAAGCTCGCTTATCTGTACAATGGGCTCATCAACGCTGCCGGTTTCTCAGTGTGAAAATGCACTGAGTTGTCAGGTTACAGCTGTGAGCACAAAGGGAGTGAAGGGGGCGCTGGGGAAGCCTCTCTGTGGACATTGCCTGGAAGCTGCAAATATTGACCGGAGACGCAGAATGGCTAGGGCTGAAAAGCTCCGCGCCTCCCCgcctctcttcccctcctgccccaaaGCCCGCATAAGGGGGCCGGAAAGCTACAAGGGCCGTGGGTTTGGACCCCTGGAGCTGCTCTCCCCCCCCCAGCTCTGGGACCTTGGGCGAGTCTGAACCTCGCTCACTTCCCCCCTCTGTAAGAGCACTGGGCCGGGACTCCAGATGGGCGCACTTCCACTTCCCACACCGGGGCTGGGAAGCCTGGATGCAGCAGGTGCTGGGGTCAGGGATGGAGGGCGCTGTGGGGCGGCTCCGAAGCTCTGGTCAAGGCAGTTACCTGTGGCTTTTCCTCTAACGGTCCGTGCCCTCTTGGTGCCAATCTGcctgccctggcccctcccccAATCCAGAAGCTCCAAAGCTAGACAAAGACTCGTGAAAGACTCGTGGCCACATCACTTGCTGCCAACCCATGCAACCCTCTTCCCCATTTTCCACGTAAACCACCTACCCTTTCCACACGCTGTCCCCACAACCTAGAAGGCCATTCCCCCCACTCCCAACCTTTGGCTGGCAAACCCCTGCTAATTTGGAAGGATTTAGCTTGGGCATCCCTTCCTCCCAaagccccctcctcccttccagtCACAGACACACTTCATGTATTTCCAGGTACACATTCCCCAGGGCCACCTCTGTGTCTTAAGCACTGAGCCCAAGTCCCCGCACACACTAAAGGTAAGCAgtgaatgtttgctgaatgactgCTGAACCAGCCAATAGAGTGCCGTTTAGCCTGTGAGGAAGGGCAAGCTGGTCTGTGggagccccacccacctgccctggGGAGACAGGGCTCCCTGGGAGGGGAGCTGTGCGGGGAGGTGGGGGAGCTGAACTGGGCAGCTTGGTATTCCCTTCTGTCTCCATAACTTTTCCCTGTGTGACTTTAGTCAAGAcattttaacctctctgagcctcagtttcttcatctgtaaaatgggaatgatggtACCCacccatggggttgctgggagggCTAAACCCATGTAAAGTTCTCAGCCCTCTGCTGGCACTAAAAGGCATTTCACAACAGCTGGTGTCTGCCTTTCTCCTGCTCTGTGTGAGTCCAACATGCTTTCCTCGATCACCCTGGAAGCAGCCTTCCTGACACAGACGCTAACCATGCTCCCTCTCATCTCCATCCTGGGTTCTGGATCCATCCTTCCAGCTTCTGTCTGGAGGCTGGACAGAGCACTCCTGGCTCAATTCTCTGGCTGTCTCAGTATCATTGATCTCAATTAACATCTAGCTGCATCTCCCCATTAAGTCCTCACAGAACCCTAAAAGGAAGACCCTGTTTCCatctctgtttcacagatgagcacAGGAAGGCCCAGAGGGCAGGTTCAAAGTCACATGGCAGCGTCACCATGTACTCCCTCCTTGCTCTGTGTATCCAAATGTTTCCGTTCATCAACTACCCTGGCCCTTTGCCACCCCCACGTCTGTCTGCCCTCAAGGCTCTGAACACTCCAAGTTTTTATCACTTGACATAAGCCCAGCACCTAGTAGGTGTGgctgggtgtgtgcatgtgtgtatgctaagtcgcttcagttgtgtctgaccctgtgctaccctatagactgtagccctccaggctcctctgtccatgggattctctaggcaaggcgGCTGGGTGGGTTTTCCTTAAACCACACTGAATATCTCCCCCTGCAGCAAACACATCCCCTTTCCGCCAGGATCATCTGTAATCGCAGAGTAAGAAATTCCCCTTTTCAGGATGTCCTTCCCTTAAAGTGTTCCAGGCTAGGACAACACATCTCCATCTCCTCAGAGCTTTCATTGGTTTATTTGTTTAATGATCAATGTAGTAAAGTCAGAAAGCTaataaacaaaattcaaaaaaccATTTTTTTCAGGAGTGTGTGAACATGGGTTACAAATCTGATTGGTTCATTTCTCTTAAACCATTGatggactttcctgatggctcagatggtaaagaatctgcctgcaatgcaggagaatggggtttgcttcctgggtcaggaagatcccctggagaagggaatggcaacccacttcaacattcttgcctagagaatctcatggacagaggagcctggtgggctgtggtccctagagtcacagagtcagacacaactgagcgactaacactttcaaaccATTGATACCCGCAGACATACATGCAACGCAGGTGATTCTTGTACTTCTCATCAAACTGGGTTCCTAATGGCCCAG
Coding sequences:
- the LMX1B gene encoding LIM homeobox transcription factor 1-beta isoform X2, giving the protein MDIATGPESLERCFPRGQTDCAKMLDGIKMEEHALRPGPATLGVLLGSDCPHPAVCEGCQRPISDRFLMRVNESSWHEECLQCAACQQALTTSCYFRDRKLYCKQDYQQLFAAKCSGCMEKIAPTEFVMRALECVYHLGCFCCCVCERQLRKGDEFVLKEGQLLCKGDYEKEKDLLSSVSPDESDSVKSEDEDGDMKPAKGQGSQSKGSGDDGKDPRRPKRPRTILTTQQRRAFKASFEVSSKPCRKVRETLAAETGLSVRVVQVWFQNQRAKMKKLARRHQQQQEQQNSQRLGQEVLSSRMEGMMASYTPLAPPQQQIVAMEQSPYGSSDPFQQGLTPPQMPGNDSIFHDIDSDTSLTSLSDCFLGSSDVGSLQARVGNPIDRLYSMQSSYFAS
- the LMX1B gene encoding LIM homeobox transcription factor 1-beta isoform X1; amino-acid sequence: MDIATGPESLERCFPRGQTDCAKMLDGIKMEEHALRPGPATLGVLLGSDCPHPAVCEGCQRPISDRFLMRVNESSWHEECLQCAACQQALTTSCYFRDRKLYCKQDYQQLFAAKCSGCMEKIAPTEFVMRALECVYHLGCFCCCVCERQLRKGDEFVLKEGQLLCKGDYEKEKDLLSSVSPDESDSVKSEDEDGDMKPAKGQGSQSKGSGDDGKDPRRPKRPRTILTTQQRRAFKASFEVSSKPCRKVRETLAAETGLSVRVVQVWFQNQRAKMKKLARRHQQQQEQQNSQRLGQEVLSSRMEGMMASYTPLAPPQQQIVAMEQSPYGSSDPFQQGLTPPQMPGDHMNPYGNDSIFHDIDSDTSLTSLSDCFLGSSDVGSLQARVGNPIDRLYSMQSSYFAS